The DNA region CAAGGGCCGGCTCGCGGGGCAGGCGCCGCGCTGGGACGCGCTCGGCATCAACTACTACAAGTCGCCGCAGGTTCCCTGGCCCGCCGAGCGGTAGCCACGGCACGAACGGCTGAGCGGGGCTCCGCGGGACCGTCCGCGGAGCCCCGCCCGGTCCAGGCGGCCCGGTCTAGGCGATCGGGTTCTTGAGGGTCCCCACCAGCTGCAGGGCGCCCGCCGGGTCGGCGAGGTCCAGCATCTGCTCGTTGTCGCGCAGCTGGAGCCGGTTCAGGCAGGACAGCGCGAACTCGGGCGCGAACATGTCGTACTGCCGGAACTTGTCGGCCAGTTCGGGCACGGAGTGCTGGTAGTCGCGGACGCACTCGGCGACCGTGCGCCAGAAGACGTCCTCGTCGACGCGGCCCTCGGTGACGAGGGTCGCGGACAGGAAGCGGAAGAAGCAGTCGAAGACGTCCGTGAGGATCGACAGGAGCTTGCGGTCCTCGGGCACCTCCACGCGGATCCGCTCGACCTCGGGCGGAAGCACGGCCGTCGGGTCCATCACGGCGATCTCCTCGGCGATGTCCTTGAACAGGACCCGGTCGACGACACCGTCCTTCAACACCATGATCACGTTCTCGCCGTGCGGCATGAACACCAGGTCGTAGGCGTAGAAGCAGTGCAGCAGCGGCGTCAGGTAGGCGCGCAGATAGCGGCGCAGCCACTCGGCCGGCGCCAGGCCCGAGCGCTCCATCAGGGCACCCGCGAAGGACGCGCCGTCGCGGTCGGTGTGCAGGAGCGAGGCCATGGTGGCGAGCCGCTCGCCCGCGCCCAGGGCGGGCACCGGGCTCTCGCGCCACAGCGCGGCGAGCATCTTGCGGTACGGCGAGTGGCGGTCGGTCGCCGCCTCGTACTCCAGGTGCCGGTAGCCGACGGCGGCGCGCTCGCGGATGATGCCGAGGCCGGTGGCTTTGAGGACCTGGTCGGAGCGGACGAGGCCGTACAGCCAGTCGTTGATCGCCGGGGTCGCCTTCATGTACGCGGCCGAGAGTCCGCGCATGAAGCCCATGTTGAGGACGGACAGGGCCGTCTTCACATAGTGCTTGGTCGGGGCGGAGGCGTTGAAGAACGTCCGGATCGACTGCTGGGCCAGATACTCGTCGTCGCCCTCGCCCAGGCACACCAGGCGCCGGTCGGCGACCTCGGCGGCGAAGGTCACGGAGAGCTTGTTCCACCACTGCCAGGGGTGGGCCGGGATGAGGAGGTAGTCGGCCGGGTCGAGGTCCTGGGCGCGCAGCACCGCGTCGAACCGGTCCAGGGTCTGCCGGCCCAGCTCGGCCCGCAGGAACGACTCGTACTCCAGGCCCTCGCCCGCGGTGAACGCGGCCCGGTCGCGCCGCGCCGCCAGCCAGATCAGCCGGACGGGGCTCGCGGTCTCGGGAGCGTACGAGAGGTACTCGTGCACGCCGAAGCCGAGCCGTCCGTTGTTGGCGACGAAGCAGGGGTGGCCCTCGGTCATGCCGGTCTCGATCTCCTGGAAGCCGGAGGCGGCGAGCTCGGCGGCCGAGAGGTGCGGCTTGCTGAGTTTGAAGCAGGTGCCGGAGAGGGTGGAGGAGATCTCCTCCAGGTACACCGGCAGGACCTTGTCGCTCAGGCCGAGGGCTCCGCGCAGCTCGGTGAAGAACTCCAGGGCGTTCAGGGGGAGTTCGACGCCGTCGCGGTGGCGGGTGAGGGAGGCCGCGTCGACGGCCCAGTGGTCGAGGGCGAAGACGCGGGCGGCGAAGCGGTAGCGGGTCAGGCCGTCGTCGCTGCGTACGACGTAGCGGCCCGCGCCCAGGTCGTCCGGGACCAGCAGCCGCTCGTGCGCGAACTCGGCAAGAGCTTTGCGGATGAGGAGGCGGTTGGCCTCGGCCCAGCGCTCGGGGTTCAGATGGGCCACGGCCTCGGCCTGGGGGGAGAGGCGCGCGAGGGGTGCGGCGGGCGTCAGGGTCATGTCCGTGCTCCAGAGACTGCGGTGGGGCGTGCTGCTACGGCGTGGCGCACCACGGCCGCCTCGTAACTCTCGCGGGTGCAGAAGCTGAGCAGGGCCCGCTTCTCCGGCTTGTCGATCTCGCGCTCCGGTACGAAGCCGACCTCCTCGTTGAGGCGGTGCACGGCCGTGTTCGTGACGTCGGGTTCGACGACGACGCGGTGGGTGCGCGGGTCGGCGAACAGGTGCTCCATCACCGTGGCGATGACGGCGCGGGTGAAGCCGTGCACCGGCCGGTCGGTGGGGGCGACCAGGAAGTGCATGCCGACGTCGCCGGGCTCGGGCTCGTACAGGCCGACCAGCTCGACGTGGCGGGGGTCGTAGCGCTCCATCAGGAACGCGGGCTCCCCGTCGTGCAGGCCGACGAACGCGTCGTGGTGCTCGGAGGCGGCGATGGCCATGTACTCGCGCTCGATGTCGTGCAGCTTCGCGCCCTGGAGCAGCCAGAAGGCCGCCTTGGGGTGGGTGACCCAGGCGTGTACCAGCTCGGCGTCCGAAATGGGGCCTCCCCTGCTCGAACGGAGTTGAGAGCTTGGGGAAGGGTCGAGGGGGCGCAGGGTGAGGGTGCCGACACCGCGGTCCAGGCTCGGCCTGCGTCTCATGCCGCTCGTGCCGCTCGTCCTGCCCGTCCCTTTCATCCAGCTCATACGGCGAACTCCTGGAAGGCGATGGACTTCTCGACCGGGTAGACCTCGCGGCCGAGCAGCTCACGGATGATGTACGCGTTGCGGTACGGGCCCATGCCGAGGTCGGGGCTGGTCATGGAGTGGGTGTGGACGGCGGCGTTCTGCAGGAAGACGCCCCGGCCGCTGGTGTCCACGGAGTAGTTGCGGGCCACGTCGAAGCGGCCGCGGCCGTCGAATCGCAGGTGCGCGCGCAGCGGCTCCAGGAAGGCGGGGACGGCGTACCGGTAGCCGGTGGCGAGGATCAGGCCCTCCGTCGTCATCTCGAAGTCCTTGCCCTGCTCCTCCTGGCGCAGGCCGAGCGTGTAGACGCCGTTGGTGTACCGGGCCTTCCGCAAGCTCGCGTTGGTGAGCAGCCGGGTGGGCACGGGCCCGTCCAGGTTCTTCTGGTAGAGCAGGTCGAAGATGGCGTCGATCAGCTCCCCGTCGATGCCCTTGAACAGGTTCTTCTGCTCGCTCTCCAGGCGGTAGCGGGTGTCCTCGGGCAGCGAGTGGAAGTAGTCGACGTACTCCGGAGAGGTCATCTCCAGGGTCAGTTTCGTGTACTCCAGGGGGAAGAAGCGCGGCGAGCGGGTCACCCAGTTGAGGCGGTAGCCGTGGGTGTCCATGTCGGCGAGCAGGTCGTAGTAGATCTCCGCGGCGCTCTGGCCGCTGCCGACGATGGTGAGGGAGTTCTTCTTCTGCAGCTCCTCCTTGTGCTCCAGGTAGCGGGAGTTGTGCAGGAAGTCGCCGCCGAGGCCCTCGCAGGCCGCCGGGATGTGGGGCGGGGTGCCGGTGCCGAGGACGAGGTGGCGGGCGCGCAGGGTGTCGCCGGAGTCCGTCGTCACCTCGTACACGCCGTCCGCGTGCGTCACCCGGGTCACGGTCGTGCCGAAGCGGACGGAGGAGAGTTTCCCGGCGGCCCAGCGGCAGTAGTCGTTGTACTCGCGGCGCAGCGGATAGAAGTTCTCGCGGATGTAGAAGGAGTACAGGCGGCCCGACTCCTTCAGGTAGTTCAGGAAGGAGTACGGGGACGTGGGGTCGGCGAGCGTCACCAGGTCCGACATGAACGGCGTCTGCAGGTGGGCGCCGTCCAGGAACATGCCCGCGTGCCACTCGAAGTCCGGCTTGGACTCCAGGAACAGGCCGTTCAGGTCGTCGAGGGGCTCGGTGAGACAGGCCAGGCCGAGGTTGAAGGGCCCGAGGCCGATGCCGATGAAGTCGTGCGTCGGCTGCGCTGCGCGGGGGTCAGCTGGCGCGGTCAAGGTTCTCTCCCAGGTACTGCTCGGCGTGGCCGGCTATCAGATCGAGGACGGCGGCGATGTCGGCGGCCGTGGTCTCGGGGTTGAGCAGGGTGAACTTCAGGTACTGGCGGTCGCCCACCTCGGTGCCCGCGACCACGGCGGCGCCGGAGGCGAACAGGGCCTTGCGGGCGTACAGGTTGGCGCGGTCGATGGCGGCCGGGTCGCAGATCGCCTCCGGGATGTAGCGGAAGACGAGGGTGGACAGGCTCGGCTGGACGACGACGTCGAAGCGCGGGTCGGCGGCGAGCAGGTCGAAGCCCTCGGCGGCCAGGTCGCAGACCTCGTCGAAGAGGTCACCGATGGCGTCGGCGCCCATCACGCGCAGCGTCATCCACAGTTTCAGCGCGTCGAAGCGGCGGGTCGTCTGCAGGGACTTGTCGACCTGGTTGGGGATGCGTTCCTGGACCGCGCGCCGCGGGTTCAGGTACTCGGCGTGGTACGTGGCGTGCCGCAGCGTCGCCGCGTCCCGGACGAGCAGCGCCGACGAACTGACGGGCTGGAAGAACGACTTGTGGTAGTCGACCGTGACGGAGTCGGCGCGCTCGATGCCGTCGAGCAGGTCGCGGCGGGTGCGCGAGGCGAGCAGGCCGCAGCCGTAGGCGGCGTCGACGTGCAGCCACGTCCCGTAGCGCGCGCAGAGGTCGGCGATCTGCGGCAGCGGGTCGATGGAGCCGAAGTCGGTGGTGCCCGCGGTCGCGACGACGGCCATGGGGACGAGGCCCTCGCGGTCGAGACGGGCCAGCTCGCGGGCGAGCGCCACGGTCTGCATGCGCTTGTCGCGGTCGGTGGGGATCGCGATGACGGCGTCCTGGCCGAGGCCCAGCAGTTTCGCGGCCTTCTGGACGCTGAAGTGGCCGACCTCGGAGGCGAGGACGCGCAGCCGGGCGGGGGAGTCCGTCTTGGCCTCCTCGCGGGCGAGCAGCAGGGCCTGCAGGTTGGACTGGGTGCCGCCGGAGGTGAACACGCCGTCGGCGGCGGGTCCGAGGCCGACGCGCTCGGCGGTCCAGTCGATCAGGCGGCGCTCGATGAGGGTGCCGCCCGCGGACTGGTCCCAGGTGTCCAGGGAGGAGTTCACGGCGGTCAGGACGGCCTCGCCGAGCACGGCCGGGATGACGACCGGGCAGTTGAGGTGGGCCAGGTAGCGGGGGTGGTGGAAGTAGACGGCGTCGCGCAGGTACAGCTCGTCCAGCTCGTCGAGGGCGGCGCCGGTGTCGTGCAGCGGGGTGTCGAGGTCGACGGCCTCGACGCGGGGGGAGAGGGCGTCCGCGCAGACGCCGGTGAACGGACGGGAGGTGGTGGCGATTCTGGCCGCCACCCGCTCGACTCCTTCCGTCACGGAGGTGCGGTATCGCTCCGTGGTGGTGTCATTGAGCAGGTGCGAGCGCATGAACTGTCCTCCAGGTGAGGGGACTTGGTCGCGCCCCCGGGACAGGGCACAGCAGGGAGGGCCGAGGGCGCGACATGGAACTTAGGTTAGCCTAACCTAAGTTTATCGCGACAGGGGTCTGGGCCCCCTTCTGTCCCACAGGTCACCCGGAAACTCACGAGCCATCCACAAACCCACAGGTCACAAACGCACGGCTCGAACAACACAGCGCCGCCCGGCTGCGAAGAGCAGCCGGGCGGCGCTGGGGATATTTGAGCCTGTCCGGCGATTGAGGACGAGCCGGGCCGCAGGCCGCGATTCAGCGGCGCGCCAAGGCCGACGTGCACCGCCCCGACGGTCAGGAGACCTTCTTCGCCTTCTCGATGGCCTCCGCCAGGTCCTGAAGGATCGGCGCGCACTTGGCGTACGAGAAGATCGGCTCCGTCACGCGCGGGATGACCTGCCCGGCCTTGACGGCGGGCAGCTTGCCCCAGGTCGGCTTCTGCTTCGCGAGGTCCGCGGGCTGCAAGGCCGACGTGCGGTTGTCCATCATGATCACGTCGGCCTCGTACTGGTCGACGTTCTCCCAGGACAGGTTCTCGAACCAGCCCCCGCTCTCCTTCTTGGCCTTCTCCGGCGGCTCGACGATGTTCACGCCGAGCGCCTTGAAGTACTCCAGGTCGGCGGAGAGGTCGGAGCCGGAGACGTAGAAGATCTCCGCGCTCGCCGAGCCGACCAGGACCTTGATCTCCGGGCGGGACTTCGCGGCCTTGCGCAGCCGCTCCGCCGCGGCCTCGAAGCGCTTCTTCGCCGTGACGACCTTGTCGGACTTCACGTCAGCGCCGAGCGACTCGGCGAGGTCGAGGATGCGCTCCAGGGGCTTGGTCATCTGCCGGTCGTAGACGGAGATCCCGACGCTCGGGGCGAGCTTCAGGATCTTGTCCTTGGACTGCTCGGGGACGTACCAGAGGGTGCCCTTGTCGTCGAACATCGTGGAGATCAGGACGTCCGGCTGGAGGCCCACGTACTTCTCGATGTTGAACTGGTCCCAGGCGTTGCCGAGGACGGTCACCTTGCTGATGTCCATGTCGCCGGCCTGGACGTCCGCCTTGCCGTCCTTGGTCTTCGTCGGGCCGAAAACCCCCTTGACCTCGATGCCGTAGTCGTACAGCGCCGCCGCGACGCCGGTGAACGCCACGATGTTCGCGGGCGTCGAGTCGGTCTCGGCGGTCTTGCCGCGGTCGTCCTTGAAGGACCAGGGGCCGCCGTCCTTCGTGCCGCTGCCCGAGCCGCCGCTCTTGTCCTTCTTCTCGTCACCGCAGGCGGCGAGGACGGCGGTGAGCCCGAGGGCGCCGCCCGCGGCGAGGATGCCGCGGCGCGAGGGCGTGCGGAGGCTGTGGGACATGAGGTCTCTGCTTTCGTACGGGGCACTGGCCGGAAGTGGTGCTTAGGTTAACCTAACCTTGCTTCCGGTCCAGTGGGCCCCCGCTCCGGCCGGTGACCCCGCCTCGGTCGGCGGCCTCCCGCACCCTCAGCGGGGGAGGCCCGGCTCCCGGGTGGCCTCCCGCACCCTCAGCGGGATAGGCCCGGATCCCGGGTGGCCCCCCGCACCCTCAGCCGGTGAGGCCCAGCTCCCGGGCGATCAGCATGCGCTGCACCTCGCTCGTGCCCTCGCCGATCTCCAGGATCTTGGAGTCCCGCCACATCCGCGCCACCGGGTACTCGTTCATGAAGCCGTACCCGCCGTGGATCTGCGTGGCCTCGCGCGCGTTGTCGACGGCGACCGTCGAGGAGTACAGCTTCGCGAGCGCCGCCTCCTTCTTGAACGACTCGCCGGAGACGAGCCGCGAGGCCGCGTCGCGCCAGGCGAGGCGGGCCGTGTGCGCCTTCATCTCCATGTCGGCGATCTTGAACTGGATGGCCTGGTTGCTGCCGATCGGCCGCCCGAACGCGTGCCGCTCCTTGGCGTACTTCACCGACTCGTCCACACAGCCCTGCGCGAGCCCCGTGCCGAGCGCCGCGATCGCGATCCGGCCCTCGTCCAGGATCCGCAGGAACTGCGCGTACCCGCGCCCGATCTCACCGAGCAGGTTCGCCTTCGGCACCCGCACGTCGGCGAACGACAGCTCCCGGGTGTCCGAGGCGTTCCAGCCGACCTTCGAGTACGGCGCCGCGACCGTGAAGCCCGGCGTGCCGGACGGCACGATGATCGAGGAGATCAGCGGCTTGCCCGCGTCCGTGCGCCCCGTGACGGCCGTGACCGTGACCAGGCCCGTGATGTCGGTCCCGGAGTTGGTGATGAAGCACTTCGTGCCGTTGATGACCCACTCGTCGGTCGCCTCGTCCAGGCGCGCCGTCGTGCGCGTACCGCCCGCGTCGGAGCCGCCGTCCGGCTCGGTCAGGCCGAAGGCGCCCAGGATCTCGCCGGAGCACAGGCGCGGCAGCCACTCCCGCTTCTGCTCCTCGGTGCCGAACAGGTGCAGCGGCATCGCGCCGAGCGAGACGCCCGCCTCCAGCGTGATCGCCACGGACGAGTCGACGCGCGCCAGCTCCTCCAGGGCGATGCCGAGCGCCAGGTAGTCGCCGCCCATGCCGCCGTACTCCTCGGGGAAGGGCAGTCCGAACAGCCCCATGCGGCCCATCTCGCGCACGATCTCGTACGGGAACTCGTGCCGCTCGTAGAGGTCGCCGATCTTCGGGGCGACCACGTCGTGGGCGAACGCCTCGACGGTGCGCCGGAGTTCCTCGTGTTCGGGGGAGAGGTGGTGGTCCATCGTTCTCACTGCTCCTGGTGGGAGAGGGCACGCACGGTGCGGGACGGGCTCGGTCGGCCCAGCTGGCCGGCCATCCACACGCTGGTGGCGGTGAGACGGCCGAGGTCGACCCCGGTCTCGATGCCGAGGCCGTGAAGCATCCACACGAGGTCTTCGGTGGCGAGGTTTCCGGTGGCGCTCTTGGCGAACGGGCAGCCGCCGAGGCCGCCCGCGGAGGCGTCCACGGTGGTCACTCCGTGCTGCAGGGCCGCCAGGGTGTTGGCGAGCGCCTGGCCGTAGGTGTCGTGGAAGTGCACGCCGACGCGGTCCGTGGGCACGCCCTGTTCGTTGAGCGTGGCGAGCAGTTCCTGTACGTGTCCCGGGGTGGCCACGCCGATGGTGTCGCCGAGGCTCAGCTCGTCGCAGCCCATGTCGAGCAGCGCCTTGCAGACCCTGACGACCTGCGCGATCGGGACGGCGCCCTCCCAGGGGTCGCCGAAGCACATCGACAGATAGCCGCGCACGTGCACCCGGTCGTGCGCGCTCTCCGCCTCCTTCGCCCGCGCCACCACGGGCTCGAACATGGCGAGCGCCTCGTCCACCGTGCGGTTCAGGTTGGCCTTGGCGAAGGACTCGGTGGCGCTCGCGAACACGGCCACGCGGCGGGCGCCGAGCGCGAGGGCGCGGTCCAGGCCGCGGGCGTTCGGGACCAGGACGGGCAGGTGCACGCCCTTGGTCCGCGCGAGGTCGTCGAGGAGCGGGAACAGGTCCTCCGCGTCGGCCAGTTGGGGCACCCACTTGGGGTGCACGAAGCTGGTCGCCTCGATGGTGGTGAGGCCCGCGTCGGCGAGACGGTGGACGAACTCCGCCTTCACCTCGGTGGGCACGGTCGCCTTCTCGTTCTGCAGGCCGTCGCGCGCGCCCACCTCGTGGATGCGGACGCGGGGCGGCAGGTCCTCGGCCGGGACGACCATCGGCAGGGCGCCGGGTGCTCGTGCGGTCATGACGCGTCCTCCTCCGCGGGGGCCACCACGGCCAGGACCTGGTCCATGGCGACCGTGGTGCCCGGGGTGACGTCCAGTTCGGTGACGGTGCCGGCGTGCGGCGCGGAGATGACGTGCTCCATCTTCATGGCCTCCACCACCAGCAGGCTCTGGCCCGCCGTCACCTCGTCGCCCGGGGCCACCTTGACGACCGTCACGGTGCCGGGCATCGGGGCCGTGAGCGCGTCCACGCCCGCGTGGGCGGCGCCGCTGAGCGCGGCCTCCACGGGGTCGTGGTCCCGCACGTCCCAGGCGTCGCCGTCACGGCCGAGCCAGGTGCCGGTGCGGTGGAAGGTGTGGGTGCGGCCGTCGAGGTGGAGGGTGACGGTGGTCGGCCCTGCCGGGGGCTCCCCGAGCCCACCCCTTCCCGAAACCGGGGGCAGGCCCCCGGGCCCCTGGGCCGTCTCCCCCGAGGGGAGCTGGATCTCGGTGCCCTCGGCACCGGGGCGGGTGCGGACGACGACCGGTTCGTGCCCCGGCACGCGCAGGTGGTGCACCGTCCACGCGGCTTCGCCGCCGAGCCGCCACCCGCTGGGTACGGAGAAAGGGTCCTGCCATTCGTTCGCGGTCGTGCCCACCCGGCCCGCGGGGCGGGACGGTTGAGCCCACCCGGCCCGCACCAACGCCGCCGCCCCGTACACCTCCACCGGAACGTCCGCGTCGACCAGGCCCTCGGCCTCCCGCTCCACGAGCCCCGTGTCCAGCTCCCCGGCCACCACCGCCGGGTGCGCCAACAGCCGCCGCAGGAACCCCGCGTTCGTCGGCACCCCCAGGGTCACCGTCTCCGCGAGCGCGGCCCGCAACTTCCGCAGGGCCGTCGCCCGGTCGGGCCCGTACGCGATGACCTTCGACAGCATCGGGTCGTACAGGCTCCCGACCTCCGTGCCCTCGCTGAGCCCGGAGTCGGTGCGCACCCCGTCGCCGGACGGCTCGTGCAGGGCGAGGACGGTCCCGCCGGACGGCAGGAAGCCCCGCGCGCCCTTCTTGAAGGACACCGTCTCGGCGCAGACGCGGGCCTCGACCGCGTGACCGGTCAGCGTGATGTCGTCCTGCGCGAAGGCGAGGCGCTCGCCGGAGGCGACCCGCAGCTGCCACTCGACCAGGTCGAGGCCGGTGATCAGCTCCGTGACGGGGTGCTCGACCTGGAGACGGGTGTTCATCTCCATGAAGTAGTACGAGGCGGGGTCGTCACCGGGGACGATGAACTCGACGGTGCCCGCGCCGACGTACCCGCAGGAGCGCGCGGCCTCCACGGCGGCGGCGCCCATCGCGGCGCGCGTCGCCTCGTCGAGCAGGACGCTGGGCGCCTCCTCGATGATCTTCTGGTGGCGCCGCTGCAGGGAGCACTCGCGCTCGCCGAGGTGGACGACGTTGCCGTGCGCGTCGGCGAGCACCTGGATCTCGATGTGCCGGGGCCGGTCCACCCACCGCTCCACGAGGAGGGTGTCGTCGCCGAAGGAGGAGCGGGCCTCGCGCCGGGCGGCGGCGATCTCGTCGCCGAGGAGGGCGGCGTCCCGGACCAGGCGCATGCCCTTGCCGCCGCCGCCCGCGGAGGGCTTCAGGAGCACGGGGGTGCCGATCTCGCGGGCGGCGTCGACGAGTTGGGCGTCGGTGAGGCCGCTGCCCGAGGAGCCGGGGACGACGGGGACGCCGGCCTCGCGCACGGTCTCCTTGGCGCGGATCTTGTCGCCCATCAGGTCGATCGCGGCGGCGGGCGGTCCGATGAACGCGAGGCCGGCGTCCGCGCAGGCCGCCGCGAAGGCGGCGTTCTCGGCCAGGAAGCCGTAGCCGGGGTGGACGGCCTGGGCGCCGGACGCGGCGGCGGCAGCCAGGAGCCGCTCGGCCGACAGATAGCTCTCGGCGGCCGGGGCGGGCCCGAGCCGCACCGCCGTGTCGGCCTCGCGGACGTGCCGGGCGTCGGCGTCGGCGTCGGAGAAGACGGCCACCGAACGGACGCCGAGCGCCCGCAGCGTACGGATGACGCGGACGGCGATCTCGCCCCGGTTGGCCACAAGGACTGTGTCGAACATGCTCATGGGGTCTGGTCCCTCACATCCGGAAGACGCCGAAGCCGCGTTCGCCCAAGGGCGCCCCGGCACACGCGGTCAGAGCCAGGCCGAGCACCTGGCGGGTCTCCAACGGGTCGATGACCCCGTCGTCCCACAGCCGTGCCGTGGCGTAATAGGCGTTGCCCTGCTGTTCGTACTGCGCGCGGACCGGGGCCTTGAAGGCGTCCTCGTCCTCGGCCGACCACTGTTCGCCGCGTCCTTCGAGCTGGTCGCGCTTGACGGTGGCGAGGACGGACGCCGCCTGCTCGCCGCCCATCACGGAGATCTTGGCGTTGGGCCACATCCACAGGAAGCGCGGCGAATAGGCCCGGCCGCACATCGAGTAGTTGCCCGCTCCGTAGCTGCCGCCAACCACCACCGTCAGCTTCGGGACCCGGGTGCAGGCCACGGCCGTGACCATCTTCGCGCCGTGCTTGGCGATGCCCCCGGCCTCGTAGTCACGGCCGACCATGAAGCCGGAGATGTTCTGCAGGAAGACCAGCGGGATGCCGCGCTGGTCGCACAGCTCGATGAAGTGGGCGCCCTTCTGGGCGGACTCGGAGAACAGGATGCCGTTGTTCGCGACGATGCCGACGGGGTGGCCGTGGATGTGCGCGAAGCCCGTCACCAGGGTCTGGCCGTACTCGGACTTGAACTCGGCGAAGCGCGAGCCGTCCACGACGCGGGCGATGACCTCGCGGACGTCGTAGGGGGTGCGGGAGTCCGTCGGCACCGCGCCGTACAGACCGAGCGGGTCGACCTTCGGCTCCTCGACCGGGCGGACCTCCCAGGGGAGGGCCCCGCGCGCGGGGAGCGTGGAGACGATCGTGCGGACGATGCGCAGGGCGTGCGGGTCGTCCTCGGCGAGGTGGTCGGTGACGCCCGACACCCGGGAGTGGACCTCGCCGCCGCCCAGCTCCTCGGCCGTGACGACCTCGCCGGTGGCGGCCTTCACCAGGGGCGGGCCGCCGAGGAAGATCGTGCCCTGGTTGCGGACGATCACGGCCTCGTCGCTCATCGCGGGGACGTACGCGCCGCCCGCCGTGCAGGAGCCGAGGACCGCCGCGATCTGCGGGATGCCCGCGCCGGACATCCGCGCCTGGTTGTAGAAGATCCGCCCGAAGTGCTCGCGGTCGGGGAACACCTCGTCCTGCATCGGCAGGAAGGCGCCGCCCGAGTCGACCAGGTAGAGGCAGGGGAGGCGGTTCTCCAGGGCGACCTCCTGCGCCCGCAGGTGCTTCTTGACCGTCATCGGGTAGTACGTCCCGCCCTTGACGGTCGCGTCGTTGGCGACGATCACGCAGTCGCGCCCGCTGACCCGGCCGACGCCCGCGATGACACCGGCGGCCGGGGCGGCGCCGTCGTACATGCCGTCGGCCGCGAGCGGGGCCAGTTCGAGGAACGGCGAGCCGGGGTCGAGGAGGGCGTCCACGCGGTCGCGCGGCAGCAGCTTGCCGCGTGCCACGTGCCGCTGCCGGGCGCGCTCGCCGCCGCCGAGCCGGGCCGCCGCGAGTTTGCCGCGCAGCTCCTCGGCCAGGGCGCGGTGCGCCGCCTCGTTCGACCGCCAGGCTTCCGAGGCGGGGTCCGCCGCGCTCGCGAGGACTGGTGCCTGTTGCATCCGCTGTGCTCCCACTGTTAGTGAGCGTTAACGTATGGCGCCAAGGTTAACGACCGCTAACCGTGCTGTCTAGAATTGCTTCCATGGCCACCAGGACCGACGCCCCCACCCGCCGTGAGCAGATCCTCAAGGAAGCCGCCAGGCTCTTCGCCGAGCGCGGCTTCCACGGCGTCGGCGTGGACGAGATAGGGGCCGCCGTCGGGATCAGCGGGCCCGGCCTCTACCGCCACTTCGCGGGCAAGGACG from Streptomyces flavofungini includes:
- a CDS encoding acyl-CoA dehydrogenase family protein; translation: MDHHLSPEHEELRRTVEAFAHDVVAPKIGDLYERHEFPYEIVREMGRMGLFGLPFPEEYGGMGGDYLALGIALEELARVDSSVAITLEAGVSLGAMPLHLFGTEEQKREWLPRLCSGEILGAFGLTEPDGGSDAGGTRTTARLDEATDEWVINGTKCFITNSGTDITGLVTVTAVTGRTDAGKPLISSIIVPSGTPGFTVAAPYSKVGWNASDTRELSFADVRVPKANLLGEIGRGYAQFLRILDEGRIAIAALGTGLAQGCVDESVKYAKERHAFGRPIGSNQAIQFKIADMEMKAHTARLAWRDAASRLVSGESFKKEAALAKLYSSTVAVDNAREATQIHGGYGFMNEYPVARMWRDSKILEIGEGTSEVQRMLIARELGLTG
- a CDS encoding pyridoxal phosphate-dependent decarboxylase family protein, encoding MRSHLLNDTTTERYRTSVTEGVERVAARIATTSRPFTGVCADALSPRVEAVDLDTPLHDTGAALDELDELYLRDAVYFHHPRYLAHLNCPVVIPAVLGEAVLTAVNSSLDTWDQSAGGTLIERRLIDWTAERVGLGPAADGVFTSGGTQSNLQALLLAREEAKTDSPARLRVLASEVGHFSVQKAAKLLGLGQDAVIAIPTDRDKRMQTVALARELARLDREGLVPMAVVATAGTTDFGSIDPLPQIADLCARYGTWLHVDAAYGCGLLASRTRRDLLDGIERADSVTVDYHKSFFQPVSSSALLVRDAATLRHATYHAEYLNPRRAVQERIPNQVDKSLQTTRRFDALKLWMTLRVMGADAIGDLFDEVCDLAAEGFDLLAADPRFDVVVQPSLSTLVFRYIPEAICDPAAIDRANLYARKALFASGAAVVAGTEVGDRQYLKFTLLNPETTAADIAAVLDLIAGHAEQYLGENLDRAS
- a CDS encoding ABC transporter substrate-binding protein, which produces MSHSLRTPSRRGILAAGGALGLTAVLAACGDEKKDKSGGSGSGTKDGGPWSFKDDRGKTAETDSTPANIVAFTGVAAALYDYGIEVKGVFGPTKTKDGKADVQAGDMDISKVTVLGNAWDQFNIEKYVGLQPDVLISTMFDDKGTLWYVPEQSKDKILKLAPSVGISVYDRQMTKPLERILDLAESLGADVKSDKVVTAKKRFEAAAERLRKAAKSRPEIKVLVGSASAEIFYVSGSDLSADLEYFKALGVNIVEPPEKAKKESGGWFENLSWENVDQYEADVIMMDNRTSALQPADLAKQKPTWGKLPAVKAGQVIPRVTEPIFSYAKCAPILQDLAEAIEKAKKVS
- a CDS encoding GNAT family N-acetyltransferase; translated protein: MRRRPSLDRGVGTLTLRPLDPSPSSQLRSSRGGPISDAELVHAWVTHPKAAFWLLQGAKLHDIEREYMAIAASEHHDAFVGLHDGEPAFLMERYDPRHVELVGLYEPEPGDVGMHFLVAPTDRPVHGFTRAVIATVMEHLFADPRTHRVVVEPDVTNTAVHRLNEEVGFVPEREIDKPEKRALLSFCTRESYEAAVVRHAVAARPTAVSGART
- a CDS encoding lysine N(6)-hydroxylase/L-ornithine N(5)-oxygenase family protein, producing MTAPADPRAAQPTHDFIGIGLGPFNLGLACLTEPLDDLNGLFLESKPDFEWHAGMFLDGAHLQTPFMSDLVTLADPTSPYSFLNYLKESGRLYSFYIRENFYPLRREYNDYCRWAAGKLSSVRFGTTVTRVTHADGVYEVTTDSGDTLRARHLVLGTGTPPHIPAACEGLGGDFLHNSRYLEHKEELQKKNSLTIVGSGQSAAEIYYDLLADMDTHGYRLNWVTRSPRFFPLEYTKLTLEMTSPEYVDYFHSLPEDTRYRLESEQKNLFKGIDGELIDAIFDLLYQKNLDGPVPTRLLTNASLRKARYTNGVYTLGLRQEEQGKDFEMTTEGLILATGYRYAVPAFLEPLRAHLRFDGRGRFDVARNYSVDTSGRGVFLQNAAVHTHSMTSPDLGMGPYRNAYIIRELLGREVYPVEKSIAFQEFAV
- a CDS encoding IucA/IucC family protein, producing the protein MTLTPAAPLARLSPQAEAVAHLNPERWAEANRLLIRKALAEFAHERLLVPDDLGAGRYVVRSDDGLTRYRFAARVFALDHWAVDAASLTRHRDGVELPLNALEFFTELRGALGLSDKVLPVYLEEISSTLSGTCFKLSKPHLSAAELAASGFQEIETGMTEGHPCFVANNGRLGFGVHEYLSYAPETASPVRLIWLAARRDRAAFTAGEGLEYESFLRAELGRQTLDRFDAVLRAQDLDPADYLLIPAHPWQWWNKLSVTFAAEVADRRLVCLGEGDDEYLAQQSIRTFFNASAPTKHYVKTALSVLNMGFMRGLSAAYMKATPAINDWLYGLVRSDQVLKATGLGIIRERAAVGYRHLEYEAATDRHSPYRKMLAALWRESPVPALGAGERLATMASLLHTDRDGASFAGALMERSGLAPAEWLRRYLRAYLTPLLHCFYAYDLVFMPHGENVIMVLKDGVVDRVLFKDIAEEIAVMDPTAVLPPEVERIRVEVPEDRKLLSILTDVFDCFFRFLSATLVTEGRVDEDVFWRTVAECVRDYQHSVPELADKFRQYDMFAPEFALSCLNRLQLRDNEQMLDLADPAGALQLVGTLKNPIA